One stretch of Balneola sp. MJW-20 DNA includes these proteins:
- a CDS encoding ABC transporter permease has translation MNRFPIIRIVFTHLISRKRQTLVSMLGVTFGITVFIFQAGVITGLQDFFIEKTINSTAHIHIYRDKNQKSPPILPRVFNRDDQWVTVQNIKNKEELPKLKQGMQIVDILESYPEVTGVSPSLSTQGIFKLGISEVSGIVNGVDIRRENQLFDLEKDMLSGSVIRLETVNNGLILGSGLAESLGAEINDNLSIVSPGGISLQMKVVGILETGLRDLDDNRAYSSIRNTQKLMNVTGSYITDIRIKLRDVDQAETLAAEFQNRFGYEADDWKEVNSSVFSVFRIQNIVTYLVIISILLVSGFGIFNVLSMMIYEKMNDIAILKSIGYTDIDIRNIFLSEALIIGFLGGLAGLILGFLVSLIVSMIPTNVEGFVKTEYLNINFSPYFYLLAFVFGLVATGIAGFMPARKASKIDPINIIRTL, from the coding sequence ATGAACCGCTTTCCGATCATAAGGATCGTGTTTACTCATCTGATCAGCAGAAAGCGTCAGACCCTGGTATCCATGCTTGGGGTTACCTTCGGTATCACTGTTTTCATATTCCAGGCCGGAGTGATCACCGGATTACAGGATTTTTTCATCGAAAAAACCATCAATTCCACTGCTCATATACACATTTACCGGGACAAAAATCAGAAATCGCCCCCCATTCTGCCAAGAGTTTTTAACCGGGATGATCAGTGGGTAACTGTGCAAAATATCAAGAACAAGGAAGAGCTCCCAAAGCTGAAGCAGGGAATGCAGATCGTGGATATTCTGGAATCCTATCCTGAAGTTACTGGTGTGTCACCCTCTCTCAGCACACAGGGTATTTTCAAACTTGGAATCTCCGAAGTATCCGGAATAGTGAACGGAGTAGATATCCGAAGAGAGAATCAGCTTTTTGACCTGGAGAAAGATATGCTCAGCGGGTCGGTAATACGGCTGGAAACTGTTAATAATGGACTCATCCTGGGATCCGGCCTCGCTGAATCATTAGGAGCTGAGATCAATGACAATCTTTCCATCGTTTCTCCAGGCGGAATAAGCTTGCAAATGAAAGTCGTGGGAATCCTCGAAACCGGTTTAAGGGATCTGGACGATAACCGGGCCTACAGCAGTATACGAAATACCCAGAAACTGATGAACGTGACCGGCAGCTACATTACGGATATCCGTATCAAGTTGAGGGATGTAGATCAGGCCGAAACGCTGGCGGCTGAATTTCAGAATCGCTTTGGATATGAGGCAGATGACTGGAAAGAAGTGAATTCAAGTGTTTTCAGTGTGTTCCGTATTCAGAATATTGTGACCTACCTGGTGATCATCTCCATTCTGCTGGTATCAGGATTCGGGATCTTTAATGTACTTTCAATGATGATCTATGAAAAGATGAACGACATTGCCATCCTGAAATCTATCGGTTACACAGATATTGATATCCGCAATATCTTTTTATCAGAAGCTCTGATCATTGGTTTTCTGGGAGGATTGGCCGGACTCATACTTGGATTTCTGGTTTCCCTGATCGTATCTATGATCCCAACCAATGTAGAGGGCTTTGTAAAGACTGAATATCTCAATATCAATTTCTCTCCTTATTTCTACCTGCTGGCCTTTGTTTTCGGGCTGGTGGCAACCGGGATCGCAGGATTTATGCCGGCCCGTAAAGCTTCAAAGATCGATCCTATTAATATCATCAGGACCTTGTGA
- a CDS encoding ABC transporter ATP-binding protein: MKKILEAKNLNKYFHQPVEFHVLKDINLSVYSGEFASIIGPSGSGKSTLLYTLSSLDREYEGHVLFNDIELRSLSNQKLARLRNRSIGFIFQFHYLLADFTALDNVMLPGLKLGELSNEELEDKAMKKLELLGISDQALKKVNKLSGGQQQRVSIARALINEPRIIFCDEPTGNLDSRNAHVVFDMLKNLTREFDQTILMVTHDDSFSSETDRQIRLLDGKIV; this comes from the coding sequence ATGAAGAAGATCCTGGAAGCAAAGAATCTCAATAAGTATTTCCACCAGCCGGTAGAATTTCATGTGCTGAAGGATATTAACCTGTCAGTATATTCCGGAGAATTTGCTTCAATAATTGGCCCCTCAGGAAGTGGAAAATCCACATTGTTATATACTTTGTCCTCCCTGGACCGTGAATACGAAGGTCATGTACTATTCAATGATATAGAGTTAAGGTCATTATCAAATCAAAAGCTTGCAAGACTTCGCAACAGGTCGATCGGATTCATATTTCAGTTTCATTACCTGCTGGCTGATTTTACGGCACTGGATAATGTGATGCTTCCGGGACTCAAACTGGGTGAACTTTCCAATGAAGAGCTGGAAGATAAAGCGATGAAAAAACTGGAGCTCCTGGGAATTTCTGATCAGGCTCTGAAAAAGGTAAATAAGTTATCCGGGGGCCAGCAGCAACGGGTTTCTATCGCCCGTGCACTGATCAATGAACCACGCATCATTTTCTGTGACGAGCCCACCGGCAATCTGGATTCCAGGAATGCCCATGTGGTTTTCGATATGCTGAAAAACCTGACCCGTGAATTTGATCAGACCATACTGATGGTCACCCACGATGACAGCTTTTCATCGGAAACAGACCGGCAGATCCGGTTGCTTGACGGGAAGATCGTCTGA
- a CDS encoding ADP-ribosylglycohydrolase family protein codes for MSASRFKISSLVTLSLMAFGACTFNESAGDHNNSFSTADSTFHYISRTEYAEQLYGFWLGQCIANWTGLVTEMDKIGNIGEIRTGDFYTRESWGQPDQPSIWGEGVPSDLSPTIDFVFRDTTEIWGADDDTDIEYMYQHLLYTHKNNLLTPDQIRDGWLKHIKPEEENYLWVSNQKAFDLMKDGIRPPDTGNPDRNEYYDMIDAQLSTEIFGLFSPSRPDVALRIAHLPIQTVARNEAEDISNFYITMHSLASLNTDKSMRQRILWMARNARELLPDSSYPAKMFDYTLKLYRSGIPWENTRDSLYYRYQVNQEDGYDMTSRELYCNGCFAAGINFASSLVSLFYGEGDLKNTLKIGTLAGWDSDNPTATWGGLIGFMIGKKGVEEAFGRKFSNRFYIHRTRQSFPGDGIDTFDVMARKGITVTERVILEELKGKVITEKDLWAIPIKTEPIPYFPFTSGKDL; via the coding sequence ATGTCAGCCAGCCGTTTTAAGATATCTTCCTTAGTCACACTATCTCTGATGGCTTTCGGGGCCTGTACTTTCAATGAAAGTGCCGGTGACCACAATAATTCATTTTCAACTGCAGACAGTACTTTCCACTATATTTCAAGAACCGAATATGCCGAGCAGTTATACGGCTTCTGGCTTGGGCAATGCATAGCCAATTGGACCGGGCTGGTTACCGAGATGGATAAGATCGGCAACATCGGTGAGATAAGGACCGGAGACTTTTACACCCGTGAGAGCTGGGGGCAACCCGACCAGCCCAGTATCTGGGGAGAAGGAGTTCCAAGTGATCTCTCCCCTACGATAGATTTTGTATTCAGAGACACTACCGAAATCTGGGGAGCTGATGACGATACGGATATTGAATATATGTACCAGCACCTCCTCTATACTCACAAAAATAATTTACTGACCCCAGATCAGATTCGTGATGGCTGGCTAAAACATATAAAGCCTGAAGAAGAAAATTACCTATGGGTCTCGAACCAAAAAGCTTTTGACCTTATGAAGGATGGGATCCGGCCACCCGATACCGGGAATCCGGACCGGAATGAATATTACGATATGATCGATGCTCAGCTAAGCACCGAGATCTTCGGTCTTTTTTCACCTTCCCGGCCTGATGTAGCACTAAGAATAGCTCACCTCCCTATTCAGACTGTAGCAAGAAATGAGGCAGAAGACATCTCTAACTTTTACATCACCATGCACTCTTTGGCCTCGTTAAATACGGACAAATCAATGAGACAGAGGATTCTATGGATGGCCAGAAATGCACGAGAACTCCTTCCCGATAGTAGCTATCCGGCAAAGATGTTCGATTATACTTTGAAATTATACCGATCCGGGATCCCGTGGGAAAATACCAGAGACTCCCTTTACTACCGCTACCAGGTAAATCAGGAAGACGGATATGATATGACTTCCAGAGAGCTCTATTGTAATGGCTGCTTTGCTGCCGGAATAAATTTTGCCTCCAGTCTTGTAAGCCTTTTTTACGGAGAAGGCGATCTGAAGAATACCTTGAAGATCGGAACCCTGGCCGGCTGGGACTCTGATAACCCAACTGCAACCTGGGGAGGCCTGATAGGCTTTATGATCGGGAAAAAAGGAGTTGAGGAAGCCTTTGGAAGAAAATTTTCGAATCGTTTCTATATTCACAGAACCCGGCAAAGTTTTCCCGGTGACGGCATTGATACCTTTGATGTTATGGCTCGAAAAGGGATAACTGTAACTGAAAGAGTCATCCTGGAAGAACTGAAGGGGAAAGTGATTACGGAAAAAGATCTATGGGCAATTCCCATCAAAACAGAACCCATACCATACTTTCCATTCACATCAGGTAAAGATCTTTAG
- the secD gene encoding protein translocase subunit SecD, whose protein sequence is MQGNGLKIGFIIAFLVLTTWYLIPSIQWSLEQNYIEELSTSEAAQYREDNAAKLQDLRDNKLSLGLDLQGGMHVTLEVGTAQLIQELAGEDRDSLLTNVIQEARTNAIEQDLDFIDEMVRIFEERDPNARLSRYYRNDAMNITRRSTNQEIAQFLKTQRQSALDRAIEIIRSRVDRFGVTEPSILKQGTNRIIVELPGVEDKERVRNLLKGTARLEFRLAADAQEFGNFIQQSYNYFDQLAQDTTAQSDSVAGANMFDMLLPSDSPYVFGYAEARDTSAVYDIIRQPEIQRMMPRNTTLMWSANPFPTETGGELFQLIGVRTQVELTGDVIEDASIQFDPATNVPEVSMSMNSEGARKWGRITGANIGKPVAIVLDGYVFSYPNVQNKISNGRSSITGLDGVAEAEDLVNILLSGALPAPLDIIEERTVGATLGEASINAGLNSVLYGLMIVAIFMIIYYRTGGGIADLALLLNIIFILGILAAFKATLTLPGIAGIVLTIGMAVDANVLIFDRIREEQRTGKTIKASIEAGYANAMSAIIDANVTTFFVALILFSFGVGPIKGFAVTLMAGIVSSLFSAIVITRVIVDYLSRTKQDAVSFG, encoded by the coding sequence ATGCAAGGTAATGGATTAAAAATAGGCTTTATTATAGCCTTTCTGGTACTGACAACATGGTACCTCATTCCCTCCATACAATGGAGTCTGGAACAGAATTATATAGAAGAACTCAGCACCTCTGAGGCTGCTCAATACCGCGAAGATAATGCGGCAAAGCTTCAGGACCTTCGGGATAATAAATTATCTCTGGGCCTTGACCTTCAGGGTGGTATGCACGTAACGCTTGAAGTAGGAACCGCACAGCTTATTCAGGAGCTAGCCGGTGAAGATCGTGATTCACTGCTGACCAATGTTATTCAGGAAGCACGCACGAATGCTATTGAGCAGGATCTCGATTTCATCGACGAAATGGTCCGCATCTTTGAAGAACGCGACCCTAATGCCCGTCTGAGTCGTTATTACAGAAATGATGCCATGAACATCACCCGCCGGTCTACAAACCAGGAGATCGCACAGTTTCTTAAAACTCAGCGACAGTCTGCGCTTGACCGTGCAATCGAAATTATCCGAAGCAGGGTTGACCGTTTTGGTGTAACTGAGCCTTCTATCCTGAAACAGGGAACTAACCGTATCATCGTTGAGCTTCCCGGCGTAGAGGATAAAGAGCGTGTAAGAAACCTGCTTAAAGGGACTGCACGTCTGGAATTCAGACTAGCTGCCGATGCACAGGAATTCGGTAACTTTATTCAGCAGTCCTATAATTACTTCGACCAGCTGGCACAGGATACCACGGCACAGTCTGACAGTGTAGCCGGCGCAAACATGTTCGACATGCTGCTTCCATCCGACAGTCCTTATGTATTCGGATATGCTGAAGCACGTGATACGTCTGCCGTTTATGACATTATCCGTCAGCCGGAGATCCAGCGCATGATGCCCCGCAACACCACGCTGATGTGGAGTGCAAATCCCTTTCCGACAGAAACAGGAGGAGAGCTATTCCAGCTGATTGGTGTTCGCACACAGGTTGAACTGACCGGAGATGTGATCGAAGATGCATCTATTCAGTTCGATCCTGCAACCAACGTTCCTGAAGTATCTATGTCAATGAATTCTGAAGGTGCCCGTAAATGGGGACGTATCACCGGGGCGAATATTGGAAAACCGGTGGCAATCGTACTGGACGGATATGTATTCTCTTACCCTAACGTACAGAATAAGATCTCAAATGGCCGGTCGTCCATTACAGGACTCGACGGTGTAGCTGAAGCGGAAGACCTTGTGAATATTCTTTTATCCGGTGCCCTTCCTGCTCCACTCGATATCATTGAAGAGCGAACAGTAGGAGCCACTCTTGGTGAAGCCTCCATCAACGCAGGATTAAATTCCGTTCTTTACGGACTGATGATCGTAGCGATCTTCATGATCATCTACTACCGTACCGGTGGTGGAATTGCTGACCTTGCACTCTTACTGAATATCATCTTTATCCTGGGTATTCTGGCTGCATTCAAAGCCACACTTACTTTGCCCGGTATTGCAGGTATCGTACTTACCATTGGTATGGCAGTAGATGCGAACGTGCTGATCTTCGACCGTATACGGGAAGAACAGCGAACCGGAAAAACCATCAAAGCATCCATCGAAGCCGGCTATGCCAACGCGATGAGTGCAATTATTGATGCCAACGTAACCACTTTCTTCGTGGCACTGATCCTTTTCAGCTTCGGTGTAGGACCGATCAAAGGATTTGCTGTAACACTGATGGCAGGTATTGTTTCATCCCTGTTCAGTGCTATCGTGATCACCCGAGTTATCGTTGATTACCTGTCACGAACCAAACAAGATGCGGTTAGCTTTGGCTGA